CTGTGCACCACAGCCGATGCCTGGGAGAGGGGCTTTAGGGCTGGCAGTTTCCGTAGAGGTTGCAACTGAACTTTCTGAGCCACAATGGGGACCAGTGGCTTGGCAACCACCGCAGcactggaaagtggctcaCGGCGCACCACAGCATTGAAGCCTCGAACGTCATCGGCGGTGTACTCTACAATCCTGCGATAACCATCGGCATCGTTGACGGAATATTGACCCTGGACCACATCTCCGTCCCGGGACTCCGACTGTGACTTTACATCGCCGGTTTCCGAGTCCTGTACTTCATAGCCGAAGGAGTAGCGAGGATGAGCCTCAAAGGTGTCCTCGCTCCCGGAGGACTTCACAGGCAGCAAAGCAGCTTGAGCCGCAGCAAAAAGGGCCACCAACAAGGCGATCTGTAGATGGGTTGAAGGTTAATCTGGTATAAGATTCTCTTACATCAAAGCTTACTCTGTTTAACATGATTTCTTGAAGTTGAAAGTTTGTTCCTGTCGGTAGTCGAATTAACACAACTCTGTCTTGTTTGGGGCATTGGCTTTTATAGGGAGACTGGCTGCCAATTGACCCAATGCCACAGTGGCCTGCATCTGCCGCGGGGTCTGAATATTGGCAAGGTCACCGAAGGGACCTCCAGTCCAGTCTCCGCCTAATTGGGCCTGAGATGCCCCAACTAGTTTATCAGGCAATCGACAGGTTTTCGGGTCGTTTGCACTCCTTCCATAATTTCTGGCTGTCATCTGAGCAAAGATTCGTTAATGCTTGGAGGGAATTCTGATTAACGTGCCGTTGGTGCTTTTTTTTGacagttttttataaaattaaaataacaaaacaaaaaacagcaaaaataaatttaagataTTACCTACAAATAGGTAAAAATCTATATTAattattctattatttttctaagCTAATCTAATTcttaataacaaaaatatttattattgattGATCACATAATACAgtcttttttaatttagaatGAAAATTAATCATTATCACCTAAAACAGAAACAaagtttcttaatttttttccgaCTCGGTACCCTCCGAAAAGTATGCACCGCTCTTTTCATGCAACTTGAACAACAGATGGCGCCACTGCACTTAAAATGGTGGATAAAAAGAACCAACCCGtaattttaaaacagtttagggttaaaaaaacacattttaatatgttaatatatttaacgaaaaatataaatgtattaattatataactcaaaaagtaaaaatgttaattttggtagtattatcatatttttattcttacaATGGAAATGACATGTTTGGTTGAaattcacttttattttttataaataccatttattttataaataccACATATTTAAAgtgcgattttaaaattttataaataaaatagctTTTAATCAGTcaataatatttaaactaaAGTCTAAAGCAACTCTTATAACTTGttttaagatatatatttaaatttgattacaaattttaaaacattgaAAAGGATTAC
The Drosophila bipectinata strain 14024-0381.07 chromosome 3R, DbipHiC1v2, whole genome shotgun sequence DNA segment above includes these coding regions:
- the Edg84A gene encoding pupal cuticle protein Edg-84A → MLNRIALLVALFAAAQAALLPVKSSGSEDTFEAHPRYSFGYEVQDSETGDVKSQSESRDGDVVQGQYSVNDADGYRRIVEYTADDVRGFNAVVRREPLSSAAVVAKPLVPIVAQKVQLQPLRKLPALKPLSQASAVVHRSFAQTPTVIHHAPVAHLVHAPPTHAVISHHVPLLKTSLHHSHNLQPISYVF